In Sesamum indicum cultivar Zhongzhi No. 13 linkage group LG8, S_indicum_v1.0, whole genome shotgun sequence, the sequence TTACTTGTGGGAAGAATGGAAAGAACGACACAATAACCAGGAAGAAGATATATCAGCGAAGTTCTCGAATTTAGATTTTGTTGCACTTCAGGTTCTCTTACTCTGCCCTCATTCCATCTCCGTTACCTTTGTTAGAATAATCCAAGAGTGAATAAATACTGCATGATGTTATTCTTGATCTGGAGTGGTTTTTGATGGAAAAGATGGTACCAGTTAGCAAGCTTAACtgcttcattttcttgtgGGGTGAATAATGTGACATTTCAAtaatcttctcttttttcttttgagggGACATTTTAATACTCTTCTAACAaagtgagttttttttttttggatgagGGAGGGCCCCCTCATTTAGTTCTGGGAAAGGGCAATTAAAGTTAGTTTTGGGTGGTGAAATTTGGGACTTTGTCTAATTTTGAAGAGAATATGTAACTGGTGGAAAGATTGTAATGTAAATATGAGTTCTTGGTCACAATGTTGGTCTTTCTGAATTTTCCTAACTGACATAGACATAGAGCTTTTATTGAGATAAAGCTTTTATAGTCATTTAGCCGTTTTCCCAGATTTCCTTCCCATGTGCCGGGCGCTTGaagcaattaattataatctgATGAGTGAAGGCTTGGAATCATCTAGAATGAAGCTGTTAGCAGTTAATGTTGGTACTTTTTTATTGAGACCCTGAATTTGCATGCGAAACTTGCCAACTAAGGCAGCCACAGACTAGCATGCAGCCTAATTTTGTCTGTCATCATTATTAAATTGCCTAACACttatttcttttcctatttACATAAGCCAATTTAACAATCTAAGTTTCCTGTTTCcttttcatgttttgtttcaGCTGCCACAGCAAGAAAACTCGTTCGATTGTGGCCTTTTTTTGCTTCACTACGCAGAGCTTTTTCTGGAGCAGGCTTTGAACTTCAGTGACACTAAATGTATTGACTATGTAAGTTGTCTCATTTGGACATTGAACATAGATTATTCTCTCTTCTGAAAGTCAATTGAAAGGGTACTACCTATTTGACTTCTGACTTTTTTGCTTCCTTTTGGTTTAGGACTTCCtaatcttttctatttttgagcAGTAAAGACTACCATCTGTCCCTAACTTTATCTACTTTTGCTAGGCTCGGAGTTTTAGAGGAAAATTAACAAGATGGAACTTCTGAGTATGTTGCAAAATTGCCTTCAAGTAGTGGTTGCAAGTTAGTAatgttgttttattatttaaagaaagatCATATTATGAATACGAAATGaatctattttataatattcccaaaagaaaataggaGTGACAAAATCTAGAGGTAGTAATATTTTGTTCTGACTTAGTTGTCGTCTTATCTCCTTTGGAAGAGGAAAACTTGATTGGTAGAACAAGACATGCATTAGGTGATATCTGAGCACTAGTTTCTGTACTCCGAGTAGCTTTCTTGAGTTCAGTATGATAAATATGGTTCATTTAATGATGCTCCAGTTCAAGTTGTGTTGATTAAGGTTTTAAGCATCATATGCAGTTAAGCTAAAAATGTGACCTCCATTTGTATTTGTCCTTTACGTTTCTCAGAATCAAATTCTCTctggaatttatttgttaaatatagtACTGTCACTACATGTCCTATTGCTTTTCATCGATCAAAGTGGATGCTTACGTTCTTAAGTAAAATGAGAGCTCCTATCAGTGTgatatattctataatttttgaagGTAATGCAATGATATGGActgtattatttttgtgaatcATTTCACATCCATAATGTATGAAAGAATTGGCCAAAGACTATATGCTTTATAGGTGCGTGGCACATGTGAAGCTTTATAGGAATTTATTCATGGGAAGGTGTATCTTTGAAACATCTTAAAAAGAAGGAAGATATTGAATTGAATAACAGATGAAATGGTGCATAGGGTTTGGCGATGGGCATGGAAACATTCTCCCAATGGAATCTTTTGTCTTTTATAGATTCCAGGTTAAGCATTGACTTATCTACCTGCACTAAGAAAGCATTCGTGGTTGTTACTTTAGTTTCcatttggattttaattacTTGTAGTTTTTGCTCTTGCTGCTCTTTGGGAAAACCATCTGTGgcatttctttattttcatgttgGAAATTGTAGTGCAGGAgaatataactttttctttctgtgCAGCTTAATCAGGATTGGTTCCATCCCGCTGAGGTATCTCTCAGAAAACGCGATCATATTAGGAAAGTGATCCACAGAATAGTTGAAGATAAGGCCATGAAAGATGCTTCAGCTGTTTGTAATAACCAAGGTCTTCAAAGTGGTATGAATGAGGGAGACAGCAGTGCACATTCTTTACAGGAGAATGATGTGAAAGAATCATGTCTTGGTATTGAGTTCCCTTCCAGtgataattatgaaattaaggAACAACAATCCTTCAGGGACATTTTAGGGCAAAGGACTTCTCATAAGGAGCTGGTGCCAATTAATCAATTCCGTAACATGAGGCTGCCGATGGAGGTAATCCCTTGCGAACAAGCATATATTTTCCTCGCATAGAAACATCAAGATAAGGTGTAGTTGAAAAATCCTCAACTTCAGGGTCTTGCTggctttctttttcctctaaATGGCAGGTGGATATGGCATTTCTGTGTGGTTTCTTGTGTTCAATACTTTCCTATGcataatttggaaaaatatttctcCTCTAACTTGCTGTCGAACAACCTATACATgtgctaatttttatatctcAAACAGGAAGGACCTGAGAAGCAAGCCACTTCACCAGAGTGCACTATGAACAGATATCGAGCTGATGAAGATGACAAAGCGAGACCTTCCCATTGTTTGCTTAGTAGTTTCAGGATGGGTGAAATAAAGGCTTCACAAGGAACTTCTAAAACATGTACTGGCAAATCTccaattataattgatttacagAATGATGAGGACTGTGTTCCTGAAGCTGCATCCGCCCTCAAAAGGGATAAAGAAAGGAACGATGACTCTTCAATGTCGAGTGAGGATCTTGCAACATGTGTTGTTGAGGATTCTGAAGAGGAATATGAGACATCAGAAAGCGTCAGAATCAATAGGAGGCCGACCTTGCTGATATCTCCAATTCGTATCATTAAAAAAGCAAACTATGCAAATACTGTATCATAactgaaagggaaacaaaatgcTAACAAGATGGAGTTAAACCTGGCCGTGAAGTTATACGAGCAATAGCATTTTATGAGAGTGAATGTAGAATACTGATGGCTGGGACCATTTACACCATTATTATCCACCTCGTGTTTTGCTTTATTCAAAAcagggggtgtgtgtgtgtatgtgatTCTGTACATGCACGGAATTGTATATATAGCTGAATGTTGGAGTTCTAATATACAGGTTTCCAGATGATtggtatgtatatatatatatatatataaatatttcctttttaagGTAGCTGGTCCTGGTGTATTGATAAGGATCAGTTTTGGGCAGCACCATTGGAGTTCCTCCGTTGCTCTAAGGATGGTTCGTTCAGAAACTGGTAGTCtaacatcaaaattattatttcgtGAACAAAGTGCAATAGTCCATTATTGCACCTTAGGGGGAAAAGTTGCAGAGAGTTGAAAAAGGATTTGGGTGGGAGATGGATATATTAGATAGCTAGGGAGTTTGTATTGTCTTTCGTGATCAAGTCTATCCAAGCCGGATATATCGATAGGGGCtgataattaaaacaattacCATTAAGAAAGGGGCATTCCGAGAATCGAACTCGGGACCTCTCGCACCCAAAGCGAGAATCATACCACTAGACCAAATGCCCACTTCGTCCTCACAACAGAAGTCATATAAGAAGTGGATCTGCTGCCCTCGTTGTGAATGATCATTGACCCTGCcccttcttttcttatttctatTTGTGACGAGAGTGCTTAAGTGAGAAAAGCGATCTGGCGGATACTGGTAATGATTAGATAACTGGGACATCCGTCCTTTTCACCTCTCTATATGTATGTGCTCTTTtgatagaaagagaaagatgaTAGGGTGAGTATCACAGAAGATGGACACATCAAAGCAATAAGATAAAGAAGAATGAAAACCAAATGAGAAACGCGTCTAGTACCAACTGCTTAAAGTGATACATTCACAAATGAAAAAGGGTTTAGCCACATAGGAATATTTGAACTAGAAGATAGGTTGAAACAACAAAGTTGGAATGCGTTCCTTGATCTGAGGAGTCTGAATTCCATGCCCATCTCCATGCTGGTAAAAGTATTGCGCCGTTCTCCCAAGATCAGCTGCAATTCTAACAAAATCTTCTAGGAATGGAGAATCATCAGCTGCAACTGCTACTGCTGCTCCTTCATTCATCTTTTTCCATGTCTCATCTATCAAATATCTTACATACTCTTCTGCCTCTTCTCTACTACCACCCCTTTCATTCATATAACACTCTACTGCTTTTGCCACATCCCCCCTTTTCATCTCAGCCTAGTTAAATATTAATCGTCATCAACAAAACATCATCTCTAATACTTGTACACTAATTATACGCACACGTACGTACCGGTGATGTTGCTATATCATCTGCAAGCCGCATAATCATTCCTGAATACCGAACTATGTCTTGATACTTATGCAAGGATCCAACAACCTCATTCTCTATTCGATTCGCGGCAGCAAAGTATACATGCGATAGTGTCAGAGGAGCTGATACTGAAATCCATGCGTTATTCATATATTCTTCTAGTGTTGGTGTATACCCTCTGAAGTACCATTCCGCCTCTTGTAAATACGTTCTGCATAAATCTGCCCACtgcaataatttattgattttgtacaAGATCCATCATTATAACAccattaaatttcaaatattaattcaaaatttagttgacaTATTACTGATTTTCTTAAATGTGGAATGATGACAAGTCCTTGTTGTTTCAGAACATCATATGCCGTCTCATTGATGAGGTTGTAGAGTGCTAGATAACAGATTTGCATGTAGTTCGGAAGTTTGTCAATAGCTTCAACATCCCACCTGAAAAATCAGTCAgtttccttttatatatatatataaaaggtaATTCAAATTAAGATGGTTATGTACTTATATGTTTGTAATGAAGTATTTCTGACCTTCGAATAGCATTGTTGAAGAGTTGTAATTCTTGGAGGGTACCATAGACATCAAATATATCATCAATTACTGTTATGAGAGCATTGAGCTTTGCAATCATCATTCTTGGATATCTATGTTCAGGGTGGAAGAAATATCCAACGGTCCAGAAGTAACACTCCACCATCCTATCCCTCGCAAATGGCAGATTTTCAGCTATCCCTGTTTGCTTCCACCATCCGTAGACGTGTTTGAGCTCTTGTTGATGTGTTGCTTGAACGATGTTGAAGTCCAATTTTGCGAGTTCAAGTACAAGTGGATTTACATCTGGTCGCCTTTCATATGCCTCAATGAACCATCTTGCATTTGGCCTTTCTACCCTCCAATGAATTGGGAGCTCCAGAGCATGGCGGACCAATATCGCCAAATTCtcatcatcaatattttcatcaaactTTTTCTGCAGAAAATTGGTGGCGAATTCTCTTGCCAGATCCAAGGTTTTTTCACCTGGTTTCGACAAGAAAGAAGCTTCGTATAGTTGTAACAACCCTTTTGTATCGTGGGCAAGATTTGAATCAAAATCTCCTTT encodes:
- the LOC105169447 gene encoding terpene synthase 10-like; this translates as MAATTIRMKMFMIPNKTTTQNLDTFASRKKTFRLRCISSSGTAAATACCSPSFQLLRLYSILEHREERYLRRASELKVEVKKMLVQEKEVLSTVEELELVDDFQRLGISYHFEDEINQILASVYDHKYAGKNSEGKAKDLYSTALEFRLLRQHGFAVSQETFDTFRNEKGDFDSNLAHDTKGLLQLYEASFLSKPGEKTLDLAREFATNFLQKKFDENIDDENLAILVRHALELPIHWRVERPNARWFIEAYERRPDVNPLVLELAKLDFNIVQATHQQELKHVYGWWKQTGIAENLPFARDRMVECYFWTVGYFFHPEHRYPRMMIAKLNALITVIDDIFDVYGTLQELQLFNNAIRRWDVEAIDKLPNYMQICYLALYNLINETAYDVLKQQGLVIIPHLRKSWADLCRTYLQEAEWYFRGYTPTLEEYMNNAWISVSAPLTLSHVYFAAANRIENEVVGSLHKYQDIVRYSGMIMRLADDIATSPAEMKRGDVAKAVECYMNERGGSREEAEEYVRYLIDETWKKMNEGAAVAVAADDSPFLEDFVRIAADLGRTAQYFYQHGDGHGIQTPQIKERIPTLLFQPIF